One window from the genome of Myxococcales bacterium encodes:
- a CDS encoding ABC transporter permease — translation MHAIARAIEALGAAALGLWRMGLGIWGMLLGTLAGTWRLAHRDSLSRAPGELRRQLFGMGNRSVAFIAMTLGLIGMVMVYQGCQQIDRVTGDLSQVGPQFLRLAIADFAPTLTALMLATRIGASMAAELGTMTVTDQVDAIRLCGVLPIDYLVVPRFWACAIATIALSVYGGVVMFVAGGVIAYFSFDLNPALYVDFSLVTGAHLGMFLCKAASYGMALPIVAAYMGLDAQPGQDGVGKATTRAVLGGSLAVIGLDLVWTVFGFFVLGARL, via the coding sequence ATGCACGCCATCGCGCGCGCCATCGAAGCGCTCGGGGCCGCCGCGCTCGGCCTGTGGCGCATGGGCCTAGGCATATGGGGCATGCTGCTGGGCACCCTCGCCGGCACCTGGCGCCTTGCGCATAGAGATAGCCTCAGCCGTGCGCCCGGCGAGCTGCGGCGCCAGCTTTTTGGCATGGGCAATCGCTCGGTCGCCTTCATCGCGATGACGCTGGGACTCATCGGCATGGTCATGGTCTATCAGGGCTGCCAACAAATTGATCGCGTCACGGGCGACCTGTCCCAGGTCGGGCCGCAATTTTTGCGCCTCGCCATTGCCGACTTCGCGCCGACGCTGACGGCGCTCATGCTCGCCACCCGCATTGGCGCGTCGATGGCGGCCGAGCTTGGCACCATGACGGTCACCGATCAGGTCGATGCGATTCGCCTATGCGGCGTGCTCCCCATCGACTATTTGGTGGTGCCGCGTTTTTGGGCGTGCGCCATCGCGACCATCGCGCTGAGCGTGTACGGCGGCGTGGTCATGTTCGTGGCTGGCGGCGTCATCGCGTATTTTAGCTTCGACCTAAATCCCGCGCTCTATGTCGACTTTTCGCTGGTCACCGGCGCGCACCTGGGCATGTTTCTATGCAAGGCCGCAAGCTACGGCATGGCCCTGCCCATCGTCGCGGCCTATATGGGGCTTGACGCCCAGCCTGGCCAAGATGGCGTCGGCAAGGCCACGACCCGCGCGGTGCTCGGCGGCTCGCTAGCGGTCATTGGGCTCGACCTGGTGTGGACGGTGTTTGGCTTTTTTGTCTTGGGGGCCCGTTTATGA
- a CDS encoding ABC transporter permease, with translation MRRVSSAAGATLLRICDELGAITVFFARIVRSLIPPRLDGRELLTHLHFMGIGSLPIMLVTAPFTGALMMLQSAPTIERLGATALAGWGAGYAILREVGPILIALLFSGRVGANNTATLGTMAVTEQIDGLRIVAIDPMQYLVLPRVVAMTISLVALTIIGNAIALLGAALTSKFALGIEISTVVGSFREYLDVADATHGMLKSLVFGLIIAVTSCFFGMTATGGAPGVGRAVHRAVVVSACFILLFDFIVTRLVK, from the coding sequence GTGAGGCGCGTGTCCTCGGCCGCCGGCGCCACCTTGCTGCGCATCTGCGACGAGCTAGGTGCGATCACGGTTTTTTTCGCGCGCATCGTGCGCAGCCTCATCCCGCCGCGCCTTGATGGCCGCGAGCTACTCACCCACCTTCACTTTATGGGCATCGGCTCGCTGCCGATCATGCTGGTCACGGCGCCCTTTACCGGGGCCTTGATGATGCTGCAATCGGCGCCGACGATCGAGCGCCTCGGCGCCACCGCGTTGGCCGGTTGGGGCGCGGGCTATGCCATCCTGCGCGAGGTGGGGCCGATCCTGATTGCCCTGCTCTTCTCGGGCCGCGTCGGCGCCAACAACACGGCCACGCTCGGCACCATGGCCGTCACCGAACAAATCGACGGCCTGCGCATCGTCGCGATCGACCCCATGCAATACCTCGTGCTACCGCGCGTCGTCGCCATGACGATCTCGCTGGTGGCGCTGACAATAATCGGCAATGCCATCGCGCTGCTGGGCGCGGCGCTGACCTCGAAGTTCGCGCTCGGCATTGAGATCTCCACCGTCGTCGGCAGCTTCCGCGAGTACCTCGACGTCGCTGATGCCACCCACGGCATGCTTAAGTCCTTGGTCTTTGGCCTCATCATCGCGGTCACGAGCTGCTTCTTTGGCATGACCGCCACCGGCGGCGCGCCCGGCGTGGGCCGCGCCGTCCATCGCGCCGTCGTCGTCTCGGCGTGTTTCATTCTGCTCTTTGATTTTATCGTGACCAGGCTGGTGAAATAA
- a CDS encoding ATP-binding cassette domain-containing protein: MMSPPRLTLRNVAKSFAAHEVFSDVSLVLEPGSRVGIIGPPAAGKTLLMRLLCGLTEPDRGEVLVGDTALGGLHEVARATLRRDFGVLFQNYALFDTLSVADNVAFPLHRRGMPIAEVGARVEACLRAVGLWGHGDKLPHELSGGMKKRLGIARAIAASPGILILDEPTAGLDPVTTAKMFAFLRDKIPAHSTVLAISSDVVGLCEFVDEIVYLAEGRVQWRGPSSDIRTSSHAAMNAFVRAAYLPEASA; this comes from the coding sequence ATGATGTCGCCGCCGCGCCTTACGCTTCGAAATGTTGCCAAGTCCTTCGCCGCACACGAGGTATTTTCCGACGTCTCGCTCGTGCTTGAGCCTGGCAGTCGCGTTGGCATCATCGGCCCGCCGGCCGCCGGCAAGACGCTGCTCATGAGGCTGCTATGTGGCCTCACCGAGCCCGATCGTGGCGAGGTCTTGGTAGGCGACACCGCGCTGGGAGGCCTGCACGAAGTGGCGCGCGCGACGCTCCGCCGCGATTTTGGCGTGTTGTTTCAAAACTACGCGCTGTTTGACACCTTGAGCGTGGCCGACAATGTCGCCTTTCCGTTGCATCGCCGGGGCATGCCGATCGCGGAGGTTGGCGCGCGCGTCGAAGCGTGCCTGCGCGCCGTTGGGCTCTGGGGCCACGGCGACAAGCTGCCGCACGAGCTTTCGGGCGGCATGAAAAAGCGCCTCGGCATCGCGCGCGCCATCGCCGCCTCGCCGGGCATCCTCATCCTCGACGAACCAACCGCGGGGCTCGATCCGGTCACCACCGCCAAGATGTTTGCCTTTCTGCGCGATAAGATTCCCGCCCACAGCACCGTGCTCGCCATCTCTAGCGACGTCGTCGGGCTGTGCGAGTTCGTCGATGAGATCGTCTATCTCGCGGAGGGGCGCGTGCAATGGCGTGGCCCATCGTCCGATATTCGGACATCTTCCCATGCCGCCATGAATGCGTTCGTGCGCGCCGCCTACCTCCCCGAGGCGTCCGCGTGA
- a CDS encoding tetratricopeptide repeat protein, with protein sequence MRRRSLTTASAVLSSALACALAACRAPQLLPALHYAETASRLGMYDEALAEYALAQAQCQQLEPLRVRIETCRPAFLGEAYVYVKRGLPDVGEAAFAKLTTLELIGDLGMSEAAFRAGWLAKERKAFDTAADFFWYAIRTHPSAPFSGEALRVVVAVTRRTQPRQLIDQLVTDQRGTPGSSLADDMLWWAGDVAREQGAIAETLIYWDALAATYEDSPWKNDAMWFAAKLVAEQTEPAVRTAGDHDDLVARLRAIGETRRVAHLTGSFFTQYLDDAQLLLGRALRDASRGAEAIDAFASLPRLYPDSLLRDDALYELAMTYAQAARLTEACAAMTSLATAFPRSKYLSAPRRLAACPTRSEQP encoded by the coding sequence ATGCGTCGTAGGAGCCTCACCACCGCCAGCGCCGTGCTGTCCTCGGCGCTTGCGTGCGCGCTGGCCGCCTGCCGCGCACCGCAACTGCTGCCCGCGCTGCACTACGCCGAGACCGCAAGCCGCCTTGGCATGTACGACGAAGCGCTGGCAGAGTACGCGCTCGCACAAGCTCAATGCCAACAACTCGAGCCGCTGCGCGTACGCATTGAAACCTGTCGCCCGGCGTTTCTCGGCGAGGCCTACGTCTACGTCAAGCGCGGGCTCCCCGATGTCGGCGAAGCGGCCTTTGCCAAGCTCACAACCCTTGAACTTATCGGCGACCTGGGCATGAGCGAGGCGGCCTTTCGCGCCGGCTGGCTCGCCAAGGAACGTAAGGCGTTTGACACGGCGGCCGACTTTTTTTGGTACGCCATTCGCACCCACCCTTCGGCGCCGTTTTCCGGCGAGGCCTTGCGCGTCGTTGTCGCCGTCACGCGGCGGACCCAGCCACGCCAGCTCATCGACCAGCTCGTGACCGACCAACGCGGCACGCCCGGCTCATCGCTGGCCGATGACATGCTGTGGTGGGCGGGCGACGTTGCGCGCGAGCAAGGTGCCATTGCGGAGACGCTCATCTACTGGGATGCCTTGGCGGCGACATATGAGGACTCGCCTTGGAAAAACGATGCAATGTGGTTTGCCGCCAAGCTGGTCGCCGAACAGACCGAGCCTGCCGTACGGACGGCTGGCGACCACGACGACCTCGTCGCGCGGCTGCGCGCCATCGGCGAGACCCGCCGCGTGGCGCACCTTACCGGTTCTTTTTTTACGCAATACTTAGACGACGCCCAGCTCTTGCTCGGACGGGCGCTCCGCGACGCCTCGCGGGGTGCCGAGGCGATCGACGCGTTTGCCTCGCTGCCGAGGCTCTATCCCGATTCGCTGCTGCGCGACGACGCGCTCTACGAGCTGGCGATGACCTATGCGCAGGCCGCGCGCCTGACCGAGGCTTGCGCGGCCATGACCTCGCTGGCGACGGCATTTCCGCGTAGCAAATACCTAAGCGCGCCGCGGCGCCTCGCGGCCTGCCCAACGCGGAGCGAGCAGCCATGA
- a CDS encoding DegT/DnrJ/EryC1/StrS family aminotransferase — protein MPAVVDLRSDTVTKPTAAMRLAMSAAEVGDDVYDEDPTVNALQARVAALLGKEAALFMPSGTMANQVALRSLTVPGDEVMIGQNAHVWLYESGALAALAGVQTCPLPGGGLFGASEVRAAHKPDTFYLSPTTVLAVENTHNAAGGAAWSLAALREVTATARTLGMRTHLDGARLWNAAVATGHSEAELCEGFDTVTVALSKGLGAPIGSVLASTRERITRCRRLRKMYGGGMRQVGILAAAGLYALEHHRARLADDHRRASAIASALAEAAVGKQIRVSTPQTNIVLIRGALDIVGVVAAARAQGVLIGAPTADALRLITHLDVDDAGLAHAIAVLKPLLHAS, from the coding sequence ATGCCCGCCGTGGTCGACCTTCGCAGCGACACCGTCACCAAGCCGACCGCCGCCATGCGTTTGGCCATGTCGGCCGCCGAGGTCGGCGACGACGTCTACGACGAAGACCCAACGGTCAACGCGTTGCAGGCGCGCGTCGCGGCCTTGCTTGGCAAAGAGGCCGCGCTGTTTATGCCGAGCGGCACCATGGCCAATCAAGTCGCCCTGCGCAGCCTGACGGTGCCCGGCGACGAGGTAATGATTGGGCAAAATGCGCACGTGTGGCTCTATGAATCAGGCGCGCTCGCGGCGCTCGCCGGCGTGCAGACGTGTCCCTTGCCCGGCGGTGGGCTGTTTGGCGCCAGCGAGGTCCGTGCGGCGCATAAGCCCGATACGTTTTACCTGTCGCCCACAACGGTGCTCGCGGTCGAGAATACGCACAATGCCGCAGGCGGCGCGGCGTGGTCGCTCGCGGCCCTGCGCGAGGTGACGGCGACGGCGCGCACGCTTGGCATGCGTACGCATCTCGACGGCGCTCGCCTATGGAACGCCGCCGTGGCGACGGGCCATAGCGAGGCCGAGCTGTGCGAAGGCTTTGACACCGTCACCGTCGCGCTGTCCAAGGGCCTCGGCGCGCCGATTGGCTCGGTGCTCGCCAGCACGCGCGAGCGCATCACGCGCTGTCGACGGCTGCGCAAGATGTACGGCGGCGGCATGCGGCAGGTTGGCATCCTCGCCGCCGCGGGACTCTATGCGCTCGAGCATCATCGCGCGCGGCTGGCCGACGACCATCGCCGTGCCTCCGCCATCGCCAGCGCGCTGGCGGAGGCCGCGGTTGGCAAGCAGATCCGCGTGAGCACCCCGCAAACCAATATCGTGCTGATTCGCGGCGCGCTCGATATCGTTGGCGTCGTCGCCGCGGCCAGAGCCCAGGGCGTACTTATTGGCGCGCCCACTGCCGACGCGCTACGGCTGATTACCCATCTCGATGTCGACGACGCGGGGTTGGCCCACGCCATCGCCGTGTTAAAACCGCTGCTGCATGCGTCGTAG
- a CDS encoding flippase-like domain-containing protein, translated as MRTWVNVALSLLTLAICTYFVWPDAASRAELGKVFGDLRLAEFAPYLAASFGLMAATHIARTYRWHSLLAPLGVRMSNAELFAISSVGYMAILALPARLGEFVRPALMRQRAHLSGSAALGAVAVERIIDGLGISLIVFAAFFSLRGPNEPAWMMSVAYLALAVFSAATIFLLMALRRPQPTVRLWLALSLLPRLAPNFAKRLEMWLLEMIRGFSVVRSGRHMLVFLAWSAVYWTTNALSVWVLARGFGLPLSVVGGFAEMGLVAVGITLPNAPGLVGQFQWFTVLGLSLYLGPGVTTSGTHLHGQALAFAIVNHLVQVVWYVGMGALAIATPYVAFADLRAHRSIDAAV; from the coding sequence GTGAGAACGTGGGTCAACGTCGCGCTGTCGCTGCTCACGCTAGCAATCTGCACGTATTTTGTGTGGCCCGACGCGGCCTCGCGGGCCGAGCTGGGCAAGGTCTTTGGCGACTTGCGCCTGGCGGAGTTTGCGCCCTATCTCGCTGCCAGCTTTGGCCTTATGGCCGCGACGCACATCGCGCGCACCTACCGTTGGCATAGCCTGCTGGCGCCGCTTGGGGTGCGGATGAGCAATGCCGAGCTGTTTGCGATCTCCTCGGTGGGCTATATGGCCATCCTCGCGCTGCCGGCGCGGCTCGGCGAATTTGTCCGGCCCGCGCTCATGCGTCAGCGCGCGCATCTCTCGGGTTCTGCCGCGCTGGGCGCCGTCGCGGTCGAGCGCATCATCGATGGCCTCGGGATCTCGCTGATCGTATTCGCCGCGTTTTTCTCCCTGCGCGGGCCCAATGAGCCGGCGTGGATGATGAGCGTGGCGTACCTCGCGCTGGCGGTATTTTCGGCGGCGACGATTTTCTTGTTGATGGCGCTGCGACGACCGCAGCCCACGGTACGCCTGTGGCTCGCGCTGAGCCTGTTGCCGCGGCTCGCACCCAATTTTGCCAAACGCCTCGAGATGTGGCTCTTAGAGATGATCCGCGGCTTTTCGGTGGTGCGCAGCGGGCGCCACATGCTGGTTTTTCTCGCGTGGAGCGCGGTGTATTGGACCACCAATGCGCTTTCGGTGTGGGTCTTGGCGCGTGGGTTTGGCCTGCCGCTCTCGGTGGTCGGTGGCTTTGCGGAGATGGGGCTGGTCGCCGTTGGGATCACGCTGCCCAATGCGCCAGGGCTGGTGGGCCAATTTCAATGGTTCACCGTCCTTGGTCTAAGCCTCTACCTTGGGCCCGGCGTCACCACCTCCGGCACGCATCTCCACGGCCAGGCGCTCGCCTTTGCCATCGTCAATCACTTGGTGCAGGTGGTGTGGTACGTCGGCATGGGCGCGCTCGCGATTGCGACCCCGTACGTCGCGTTTGCCGACCTGCGCGCCCACCGTTCGATCGATGCTGCCGTATAG